Proteins from a single region of Macrotis lagotis isolate mMagLag1 chromosome 2, bilby.v1.9.chrom.fasta, whole genome shotgun sequence:
- the LUC7L3 gene encoding luc7-like protein 3 isoform X2 — MISASQLLDELMGRDRNLAPDEKRSNVRWDHESVCKYYLCGFCPAELFTNTRSDLGPCEKIHDENLRKQYEKSSRFMKVGYERDFLRYLQSLLAEVERRIRRGHARLALSQNQQSSGAAGPTGKNEEKIQVLTDKIDVLLQQIEELGSEGKVEEAQGMMKLVEQLKEERELLRSTTSTIESFAAQEKQMEVCEVCGAFLIVGDAQSRVDDHLMGKQHMGYAKIKATVEELKEKLRKRTEEPERDDRLKKEKQEREEREKEREREREERERKRRREEEEREKERARDRERRKRSRSRSRHSSRTSDRRCSRSRDHKRSRSRERRRSRSRDRRRSRSHERSERKHRSRSRDRRRSKSRDRKSYKHRSKSRDREQDRKSKEKDKKGSDDKKSNVKSSSREKQSEDPNTELKESDAKNEVNGTSEDIKSEVQRKYAQMKMELSRVRRHTKASSEGKDSVVLQNILRIMI, encoded by the exons GTTTGTAAATATTACCTCTGTGGTTTTTGTCCTGCTGAATTGTTTACAAATACCCGTTCAGACTTAG GTCCGTGTGaaaaaattcatgatgaaaacCTTCGGAAACA GTATGAGAAGAGTTCTCGTTTTATGAAAGTTGGTTATGAAAGAGATTTCCTGCGATATTTACAAAGCTTACTTGCAGAAGTAGAGCGCAGAATTCGACGAGGTCATGCTCGTTTGGCACTATCTCAAAACCAGCAGTCATCAGGG GCAGCTGGACCTACTggcaaaaatgaagagaagattcaAGTTCTAACTGACAAAATTGATGTACTTCTGCAACAG ATTGAAGAATTGGGTTCTGAAGGAAAGGTAGAAGAGGCCCAAGGAATGATGAAACTTGTTGAACagttaaaagaagagagagaattactTAGATCCACAACATCA ACTATTGAGAGTTTCGCAgctcaagaaaaacaaatggaaGTTTGTGAAGTATGTGGAGCCTTTTTAATAGTGGGAGATGCTCAGTCCCGAGTAGATGATCATTTGATGGGAAAACAACACATGGGCTATGCCAAAATTAAAGCCACTGTAGAAGAATTAAAA GAAAAGTTAAGGAAAAGAACTGAAGAACCTGAACGTGATGAtcgtttaaaaaaagaaaagcaagaacgagaagagagagagaaagagagggaacgagaaagggaagagagggaaagaaagagacgaagagaagaggaagaaagggaaaaagagagggcTCGTGACAGAGAAAGGCGCAAAAGAAGTCGTTCACGAAGTAGGCATTCAAGCCGAACCTCTGACAGAAGATGCAGTAGATCCCGGGACCACAAACGATCCAGAAGTAGAGAAAGAAGGCGGAGCAG GAGTAGAGATCGACGGAGAAGCAGAAGCCATGAGAGatcagaaagaaaacatagatctcGGAGCCGAGACCGAAGAAGATCAAAAAGTCGAGATCGAAAATCATACAAGCATAGAAGCAAAAGTCGGGACAGAGAGCAAGATAGGAAATCTAAGGAaaaag ACAAGAAGGGATCTGATGATAAAAAAAGTAATGTGAAGTCCAGTAGTCGAGAAAAACAGAGTGAAGATCCAAATACAGAATTGAAGGAAAGTGATGCTAAGAATGAGGTCAATGGGACCAGTGAAGACATTAAATCTGAAG TGCAGCGTAAGTATGCACAGATGAAGATGGAACTAAGCCGAGTAAGAAGACATACAAAAGCATCTTCTGAAGGAAAAGACAGTGTAGTCCTGCAAAACATTTTGAG GATTATGATCTGA
- the ANKRD40CL gene encoding putative ANKRD40 C-terminal-like protein — translation MSDPDKKIREGTEEEHEEKVIHAKVSKELAPSPPPPPFLPRAENDTNAELVLKVRKQSPKENDFIEIELDRQKLTYQDLLQVSCRELGINLEQVVKIRKLPNTLLRKDKDISRLQEFQELELILVNHGVTESTSSLIEKPCYNHIASKMTY, via the exons ATGTCTGACCCAGATAAAAAGATAAGGGAGGGGACAGAAG AGGAACATGAAGAGAAAGTTATACATGCAAAAGTATCAAAGGAACTGGCcccttcaccaccaccaccaccttttcTCCCTAGGGCAGAAAATGACACCAATGCAG AGCTGGTGCTAAAAGTCAGAAAACAGAGTCCCAAAGAGAATGACTTCATTGAAATTGAACTGGACAGACAAAAACTGACTTATCAGGACCTACTGCAAGTGAGTTGTCGGGAATTAGGAATTAACTTGGAGCAAGTGGTGAAGATTAGAAAGTTACCTAATACACTACTCAGAAAG GATAAAGATATATCAAGACTACAGGAATTTCAAGAACTAGAGCTGATTCTAGTGAACCATGGTGTGACAGAATCTACGTCATCACTGATAGAAAAACCCTGCTACAATCATATTGCTTCAAAAATGACTTATTAA
- the LUC7L3 gene encoding luc7-like protein 3 isoform X3 — MISASQLLDELMGRDRNLAPDEKRSNVRWDHESVCKYYLCGFCPAELFTNTRSDLGPCEKIHDENLRKQYEKSSRFMKVGYERDFLRYLQSLLAEVERRIRRGHARLALSQNQQSSGAAGPTGKNEEKIQVLTDKIDVLLQQIEELGSEGKVEEAQGMMKLVEQLKEERELLRSTTSTIESFAAQEKQMEVCEVCGAFLIVGDAQSRVDDHLMGKQHMGYAKIKATVEELKEKLRKRTEEPERDDRLKKEKQEREEREKEREREREERERKRRREEEEREKERARDRERRKRSRSRSRHSSRTSDRRCSRSRDHKRSRSRERRRSRSRDRRRSRSHERSERKHRSRSRDRRRSKSRDRKSYKHRSKSRDREQDRKSKEKDKKGSDDKKSNVKSSSREKQSEDPNTELKESDAKNEVNGTSEDIKSEGDTQSN; from the exons GTTTGTAAATATTACCTCTGTGGTTTTTGTCCTGCTGAATTGTTTACAAATACCCGTTCAGACTTAG GTCCGTGTGaaaaaattcatgatgaaaacCTTCGGAAACA GTATGAGAAGAGTTCTCGTTTTATGAAAGTTGGTTATGAAAGAGATTTCCTGCGATATTTACAAAGCTTACTTGCAGAAGTAGAGCGCAGAATTCGACGAGGTCATGCTCGTTTGGCACTATCTCAAAACCAGCAGTCATCAGGG GCAGCTGGACCTACTggcaaaaatgaagagaagattcaAGTTCTAACTGACAAAATTGATGTACTTCTGCAACAG ATTGAAGAATTGGGTTCTGAAGGAAAGGTAGAAGAGGCCCAAGGAATGATGAAACTTGTTGAACagttaaaagaagagagagaattactTAGATCCACAACATCA ACTATTGAGAGTTTCGCAgctcaagaaaaacaaatggaaGTTTGTGAAGTATGTGGAGCCTTTTTAATAGTGGGAGATGCTCAGTCCCGAGTAGATGATCATTTGATGGGAAAACAACACATGGGCTATGCCAAAATTAAAGCCACTGTAGAAGAATTAAAA GAAAAGTTAAGGAAAAGAACTGAAGAACCTGAACGTGATGAtcgtttaaaaaaagaaaagcaagaacgagaagagagagagaaagagagggaacgagaaagggaagagagggaaagaaagagacgaagagaagaggaagaaagggaaaaagagagggcTCGTGACAGAGAAAGGCGCAAAAGAAGTCGTTCACGAAGTAGGCATTCAAGCCGAACCTCTGACAGAAGATGCAGTAGATCCCGGGACCACAAACGATCCAGAAGTAGAGAAAGAAGGCGGAGCAG GAGTAGAGATCGACGGAGAAGCAGAAGCCATGAGAGatcagaaagaaaacatagatctcGGAGCCGAGACCGAAGAAGATCAAAAAGTCGAGATCGAAAATCATACAAGCATAGAAGCAAAAGTCGGGACAGAGAGCAAGATAGGAAATCTAAGGAaaaag ACAAGAAGGGATCTGATGATAAAAAAAGTAATGTGAAGTCCAGTAGTCGAGAAAAACAGAGTGAAGATCCAAATACAGAATTGAAGGAAAGTGATGCTAAGAATGAGGTCAATGGGACCAGTGAAGACATTAAATCTGAAGGTGACACTCAGTCCAATTAA
- the LUC7L3 gene encoding luc7-like protein 3 isoform X1, translating into MISASQLLDELMGRDRNLAPDEKRSNVRWDHESVCKYYLCGFCPAELFTNTRSDLGPCEKIHDENLRKQYEKSSRFMKVGYERDFLRYLQSLLAEVERRIRRGHARLALSQNQQSSGAAGPTGKNEEKIQVLTDKIDVLLQQIEELGSEGKVEEAQGMMKLVEQLKEERELLRSTTSTIESFAAQEKQMEVCEVCGAFLIVGDAQSRVDDHLMGKQHMGYAKIKATVEELKEKLRKRTEEPERDDRLKKEKQEREEREKEREREREERERKRRREEEEREKERARDRERRKRSRSRSRHSSRTSDRRCSRSRDHKRSRSRERRRSRSRDRRRSRSHERSERKHRSRSRDRRRSKSRDRKSYKHRSKSRDREQDRKSKEKDKKGSDDKKSNVKSSSREKQSEDPNTELKESDAKNEVNGTSEDIKSEVQRKYAQMKMELSRVRRHTKASSEGKDSVVLQNILRYIVLSQLFCSRLVPPLSVPLWNYCPHL; encoded by the exons GTTTGTAAATATTACCTCTGTGGTTTTTGTCCTGCTGAATTGTTTACAAATACCCGTTCAGACTTAG GTCCGTGTGaaaaaattcatgatgaaaacCTTCGGAAACA GTATGAGAAGAGTTCTCGTTTTATGAAAGTTGGTTATGAAAGAGATTTCCTGCGATATTTACAAAGCTTACTTGCAGAAGTAGAGCGCAGAATTCGACGAGGTCATGCTCGTTTGGCACTATCTCAAAACCAGCAGTCATCAGGG GCAGCTGGACCTACTggcaaaaatgaagagaagattcaAGTTCTAACTGACAAAATTGATGTACTTCTGCAACAG ATTGAAGAATTGGGTTCTGAAGGAAAGGTAGAAGAGGCCCAAGGAATGATGAAACTTGTTGAACagttaaaagaagagagagaattactTAGATCCACAACATCA ACTATTGAGAGTTTCGCAgctcaagaaaaacaaatggaaGTTTGTGAAGTATGTGGAGCCTTTTTAATAGTGGGAGATGCTCAGTCCCGAGTAGATGATCATTTGATGGGAAAACAACACATGGGCTATGCCAAAATTAAAGCCACTGTAGAAGAATTAAAA GAAAAGTTAAGGAAAAGAACTGAAGAACCTGAACGTGATGAtcgtttaaaaaaagaaaagcaagaacgagaagagagagagaaagagagggaacgagaaagggaagagagggaaagaaagagacgaagagaagaggaagaaagggaaaaagagagggcTCGTGACAGAGAAAGGCGCAAAAGAAGTCGTTCACGAAGTAGGCATTCAAGCCGAACCTCTGACAGAAGATGCAGTAGATCCCGGGACCACAAACGATCCAGAAGTAGAGAAAGAAGGCGGAGCAG GAGTAGAGATCGACGGAGAAGCAGAAGCCATGAGAGatcagaaagaaaacatagatctcGGAGCCGAGACCGAAGAAGATCAAAAAGTCGAGATCGAAAATCATACAAGCATAGAAGCAAAAGTCGGGACAGAGAGCAAGATAGGAAATCTAAGGAaaaag ACAAGAAGGGATCTGATGATAAAAAAAGTAATGTGAAGTCCAGTAGTCGAGAAAAACAGAGTGAAGATCCAAATACAGAATTGAAGGAAAGTGATGCTAAGAATGAGGTCAATGGGACCAGTGAAGACATTAAATCTGAAG TGCAGCGTAAGTATGCACAGATGAAGATGGAACTAAGCCGAGTAAGAAGACATACAAAAGCATCTTCTGAAGGAAAAGACAGTGTAGTCCTGCAAAACATTTTGAGGTACATTGTTTTGTCTCAGCTATTTTGTAGCAGACTCGTGCCCCCATTAAGTGTGCCTCTTTGGAACTATTGCCCACATTTGTAA